Proteins from one Juglans microcarpa x Juglans regia isolate MS1-56 chromosome 1S, Jm3101_v1.0, whole genome shotgun sequence genomic window:
- the LOC121246779 gene encoding uncharacterized protein LOC121246779 encodes MNRGNSAHGDGSIHLQIAESQKVGETFSSGTTIFAPQSSIGKRDSSNADSVSPAIPAVRAPEKKLTLFALRLAVLEKAATGLGTLGFIWATVVLLGGFAITLDKTDFWFITIILVVEGTRIFSRSHELEWQHQATWSIADVGINGFLRSSSHFLIGTLKSIFQPVRVLRERSQRTRDSIETNDEARPGLRDRQRMPTRRWASSDVPFLPFSQWVFLSRNVSKFLYWLQLLSATACVVLSLMKLVKHNYGEVGKEDTDKRNRQSALSIFYALALAEAMLFLIEKAFWEWKVSYCGLLDEVNKECEFGMTGMVSIKRFFYDAYSRCVNGSIFDGLKMDMVTFGMDLLDSNSPDEQLIGVRILRQFALNERFSDDTLQKIGINLSVIERLVEMLNWTDPQDEEIRRSAAEILSSLAGKKQNSLRIAGIPGSMESISSLLQTNRSCNDTADEISEKKIVIDHANYGFWTFNDLGLRILKKLARDHDNCGKIGNTRGLLPKIIDFTHTEEKLLKDENVAASQILTVKRSLQVVKMLASTTGATGKHLRREISEIVFTISNIRDILRYGETHQMLQKLGIDILTSLALEEDASERIGGTGGVLKELFNIFFKEGVQESQNDVRIAAGEALAMLALDSRSNCYRILKLHVQERLVGALEIPLLRVNAARILRNLCTYSGDEVFNHLKGVTAAASTVLQAIMSEENKLQEVMLGLAAHAFKFMTSEESSIMFERAGITEAELADELVKILKKHQCPPVKIPRIRRFAIELAIWMMRDKVTNVLIFKDLGMEKVLEDVLETTAELESFNVFSGNVGLNRHSTTIQSLVEIALKFLEEL; translated from the exons ATGAATCGTGGAAATTCTGCTCATGGTGATGGAAGCATTCATCTGCAGATTGCTGAGTCTCAGAAGGTCGGCGAAACTTTCAGCTCGGGTACCACAATTTTTGCACCCCAGAGCAGCATTGGGAAGAGAGACAGCAGCAATGCAGATTCTGTTTCTCCGGCAATACCAGCAGTTCGTGCACCGGAAAAGAAGCTTACTCTCTTTGCTCTCCGTCTTGCAGTTCTTGAGAAAGCAGCTACTGGCCTTGGAACTCTAGGGTTCATCTGGGCAACGGTCGTTCTTCTGGGTGGTTTCGCCATCACTTTGGATAAAACCGACTTCTGGTTCATCACCATCATCCTTGTGGTTGAAGGAACTAGAATATTCAGCAGGAGCCATGAGCTTGAATGGCAGCACCAAGCCACATGGTCTATCGCAGATGTTGGAATCAACGGTTTTCTGAGGTCCAGCTCACACTTCCTGATCGGAACTTTGAAGTCAATATTCCAGCCAGTGCGTGTTCTGCGGGAAAGAAGTCAACGCACAAGAGATTCAATAGAAACAAATGATGAAGCAAGACCCGGATTAAGGGATCGCCAAAGAATGCCCACTAGGAGATGGGCAAGTTCAGATGTTCCTTTTCTACCGTTTTCTCAATGGGTTTTCCTCTCCAGAAATGTCAGCAAGTTTCTCTATTGGCTCCAACTTCTATCTGCAACAGCCTGTGTTGTCCTCTCATTGATGAAGCTCGTCAAGCACAACTATGGAGAGGTTGGAAAAGAAGATACGGATAAGAGGAATCGGCAATCTGCTCTGAGCATTTTCTATGCCTTGGCATTAGCGGAGGCGATGTTGTTTCTAATTGAGAAAGCTTTCTGGGAGTGGAAGGTCAGCTACTGTGGACTATTGGATGAAGTGAATAAGGAGTGCGAGTTCGGAATGACAGGTATGGTCTCCATTAAAAGGTTCTTCTATGATGCCTATTCAAGATGTGTAAACGGAAGCATTTTTGATGGCTTGAAAATGGATATGGTTACTTTTGGTATGGATCTTTTGGATTCAAATTCCCCTGATGAGCAGCTCATCGGAGTTAGAATACTTCGACAATTTGCATTGAATGAGCGGTTTTCTGATGATACCCTCCAAAAAATAGGGATAAATTTATCTGTGATAGAGAGATTAGTAGAGATGTTGAATTGGACAGATCCACAAGATGAAGAGATCAGGCGATCAGCTGCAGAAATATTGTCTAGTCTAGCAGGCAAAAAGCAGAACTCCCTTCGGATTGCTGGCATTCCTGGTTCGATGGAATCAATATCATCTTTGCTCCAAACCAACAGAAGCTGCAATGATACAGCTGATGAAATCAGTGAGAAGAAAATCGTCATTGACCATGCAAATTACGGATTCTGGACCTTTAATGATTTAGGACTTCGCATTTTGAAGAAACTTGCACGTGATCATGATAACTGTGGAAAGATTGGAAATACAAGGGGTCTCCTACCAAAGATCATAGATTTTACTCATACTGAAGAAAAGCTATTGAAGGATGAAAATGTTGCAGCATCTCAGATTCTGACTGTGAAACGATCCTTGCAAGTGGTGAAGATGCTGGCAAGCACAACGGGTGCCACAGGAAAACATCTCCGAAGAGAAATTTCCGAGATTGTTTTTACCATCAGCAACATTAGAGATATTCTTCGGTATGGAGAAACACACCAAATGCTGCAAAAACTTGGCATTGATATTTTAACTAGTCTCGCACTGGAAGAGGATGCATCCGAGAGGATTGGGGGCACAGGTGGAGTTCTTAAAGAGTTGtttaacattttctttaaagaggGAGTGCAGGAGAGTCAAAATGATGTCAGAATTGCTGCGGGAGAAGCACTAGCAATGCTGGCTTTAGACAGCAGAAGTAATTGCTATCGCATTTTGAAGCTGCATGTACAAGAAAGACTTGTAGGAGCACTGGAAATTCCATTGCTTCGTGTAAATGCAGCAAGAATTCTAAGAAATTTATGCACCTACAGTGGTGATGAAGTCTTCAACCACCTAAAGGGAGTAACAGCAGCAGCATCCACA GTGCTTCAGGCAATCATGTCAGAAGAGAACAAACTACAGGAAGTGATGCTTGGACTAGCAGCACATGCTTTCAAATTCATGACATCTGAGGAGTCGAGCATCATGTTTGAGAGAGCTGGAATAACTGAGGCTGAATTGGCTGATGAATTAGTCAAGATTCTGAAGAAACACCAATGTCCACCAGTCAAAATTCCAAGAATAAGGAGGTTTGCCATAGAGTTGGCGATATGGATGATGAGAGACAAAGTAACCAATGTACTTATTTTCAAGGATCTGGGAATGGAGAAGGTGCTGGAGGATGTGTTGGAGACCACAGCAGAGCTTGAAAGCTTCAATGTTTTCTCCGGTAATGTTGGACTTAATCGGCACAGCACAACAATCCAATCACTTGTTGAAATTGCTTTGAAGTTCCTGGAGGAGTTGTAA